The proteins below come from a single Piscinibacter gummiphilus genomic window:
- a CDS encoding HesA/MoeB/ThiF family protein gives MNDDQLLRYSRHILLDELGIEGQRKLLESHALVIGAGGLGSPVALYLGTAGVGRITIVDHDTVDLTNLQRQIAHDMSRVGRPKAESAAQSIGEINPEVQVVALSERAGPERLDELVAGADVVIDCTDNFTTRHAVNAACVKHRKPLVSGAAIGFDAQISVYDTRQPDAPCYACLFPPDAAFEEVRCATMGVFAPLVGIVGSMQAAEALKLLAGTGESLAGRLQMLDARSMEWTEIKTARSPDCSVCKAR, from the coding sequence ATGAACGACGACCAGCTCCTTCGCTACTCGCGCCACATCCTGCTCGACGAGCTGGGCATCGAAGGCCAGCGCAAGCTGCTTGAATCGCATGCATTGGTGATCGGCGCCGGAGGGCTGGGCTCGCCGGTGGCGCTGTACCTCGGCACAGCGGGCGTGGGCCGCATCACCATCGTCGACCACGACACCGTCGACCTCACCAACCTGCAGCGGCAGATCGCGCACGACATGAGTCGCGTGGGCCGGCCCAAGGCCGAGTCGGCCGCGCAGTCGATCGGCGAGATCAACCCGGAAGTGCAGGTCGTGGCGCTCAGCGAGCGGGCCGGCCCCGAGCGGCTCGATGAACTCGTGGCCGGTGCCGACGTGGTGATCGACTGCACCGACAACTTCACCACCCGCCACGCGGTGAATGCCGCCTGCGTGAAGCACCGCAAGCCGCTGGTCTCGGGCGCAGCCATCGGCTTCGATGCGCAGATCTCCGTGTACGACACCCGCCAGCCCGACGCGCCCTGCTACGCCTGCCTGTTCCCGCCCGACGCCGCCTTCGAAGAGGTGCGCTGCGCCACGATGGGCGTCTTCGCGCCGCTGGTGGGCATCGTCGGCAGCATGCAGGCGGCCGAGGCGCTGAAGCTGCTGGCCGGCACGGGCGAGTCGCTCGCCGGGCGCTTGCAGATGCTCGACGCCCGCAGCATGGAGTGGACGGAAATCAAGACCGCGCGCAGCCCTGACTGCAGCGTGTGCAAGGCACGCTAG
- a CDS encoding MipA/OmpV family protein: MKLMTRAMVACGLALGAGVAGAQAFDSVRLDGPEGEGQGRVGLAAIAGHRYLGSDEERYMLLPTVDYRWANGWFAGVGNGVGYRFKSASPQWQYGVRLAADFGRKESRSEVLRGLGDIPRRPQAGVFLNWHAARALSFHSSLRYGSGEDRDGMVLDVGVNTGTQIAPRWRLGVGLGATWVNRAWMQSYFGITPEQSARSGYAVSTVGAGVRDVKLSTSLTYFISHDWAASLIVSGTSLQGDARDSVIVRERNPVGAVLAVGYRF; encoded by the coding sequence ATGAAGCTGATGACAAGAGCAATGGTGGCGTGCGGGCTGGCGCTGGGCGCGGGCGTGGCGGGGGCGCAGGCCTTCGATTCGGTGCGGCTCGACGGGCCCGAGGGCGAAGGGCAGGGCCGCGTCGGCCTGGCGGCCATTGCCGGCCACCGCTACCTGGGCTCCGACGAGGAGCGCTACATGCTCCTGCCCACGGTCGACTACCGCTGGGCCAACGGCTGGTTTGCCGGTGTGGGCAACGGCGTGGGCTACCGCTTCAAGAGTGCGAGCCCGCAGTGGCAGTACGGCGTGCGCCTCGCCGCCGACTTCGGGCGCAAGGAAAGCCGCTCCGAGGTGCTGCGAGGCCTGGGCGACATCCCGCGGCGGCCGCAGGCGGGGGTGTTCCTCAACTGGCATGCCGCACGCGCGCTCTCCTTCCACAGCTCGCTGCGCTACGGCTCGGGCGAAGACCGTGACGGCATGGTGCTCGACGTCGGCGTCAACACCGGCACGCAGATCGCGCCGCGCTGGCGCCTCGGTGTGGGCCTCGGCGCGACCTGGGTCAACCGCGCGTGGATGCAGTCGTACTTCGGCATCACGCCCGAGCAGAGCGCCCGCAGCGGCTATGCGGTGTCGACGGTCGGGGCGGGTGTGCGCGACGTGAAGCTGAGCACCTCGCTCACCTACTTCATCAGCCACGACTGGGCGGCATCGCTCATCGTGAGCGGCACGTCGCTGCAGGGCGATGCGCGCGACAGCGTGATCGTCCGTGAGCGCAACCCGGTCGGCGCGGTGCTGGCGGTGGGCTACCGCTTCTAG
- a CDS encoding S41 family peptidase, giving the protein MGAKLKVAGWVVVGALAGGLTTMQLQATARSNPVNQLPLEELQQLAEVFNVVKTSYVDPVDEKKLIRDAIGGMVSGLDPHSQYLEGKNFTEFRESVSGKFVGVGIEIGMEDGLVKVVSPIEGSPAFKAGIKSGDLITKIDDTAVRGLTMDQAVKRMRGDRDTKVILTIFRKSETRTFPVTITRSEINVQSVSAKMIEPGYGWVRVRQFQEPTVIDFVRKVNDLYAQDPNLKGLVLDLRNDPGGLLDAAVAISAAFLPQGVTVVSMNGQIPQSRAEFKAVQRDYSRRSGFDPLKGLPDAVKTVPVVVLVNEGSASASEIVAGALQDHKRATIMGAQTFGKGSVQTEIRQLPVANTSVKITTARYYTPSGKSIQARGIVPDVMLDETAEGNVFAALRMREADLDKHLNSGQGPEVKDAAREKAREEQRKKLEEEAAKSAASPKPLPEFGSAEDFQLAQALNRLKGKPVLVSKSAVERKPEASTTN; this is encoded by the coding sequence ATGGGCGCCAAACTCAAGGTCGCTGGCTGGGTTGTCGTAGGGGCCTTGGCCGGTGGTTTGACCACCATGCAACTGCAGGCCACGGCCCGCAGCAACCCCGTCAACCAGCTTCCCCTTGAAGAGCTGCAGCAACTCGCTGAAGTCTTCAATGTGGTCAAGACCTCCTACGTCGACCCGGTCGACGAGAAGAAGCTGATCCGCGACGCGATCGGCGGCATGGTCTCCGGGCTCGACCCGCATTCCCAATACCTCGAAGGCAAGAACTTCACCGAGTTCCGCGAAAGCGTCTCGGGCAAGTTCGTCGGCGTGGGCATCGAAATCGGCATGGAAGACGGCCTGGTGAAGGTCGTCTCGCCCATCGAAGGCTCGCCCGCCTTCAAGGCCGGCATCAAGTCGGGCGACCTCATCACCAAGATCGACGACACCGCGGTGCGCGGCCTCACGATGGACCAGGCCGTCAAGCGCATGCGTGGCGACCGTGACACCAAGGTCATCCTCACCATCTTCCGCAAGTCCGAGACCCGCACCTTCCCGGTGACCATCACCCGCTCCGAGATCAACGTGCAGAGCGTGAGCGCCAAGATGATCGAGCCGGGCTACGGCTGGGTGCGCGTGCGCCAGTTCCAGGAGCCGACCGTCATCGACTTCGTGCGCAAGGTCAACGACCTGTACGCACAAGACCCGAACCTCAAGGGCCTGGTGCTCGACCTGCGCAACGACCCGGGCGGCCTGCTCGACGCGGCCGTCGCCATCTCGGCCGCCTTCCTGCCGCAAGGCGTGACGGTGGTGTCGATGAACGGGCAGATCCCGCAGTCGCGCGCCGAGTTCAAGGCGGTGCAGCGCGACTACAGCCGCCGCTCCGGCTTCGACCCGCTCAAGGGCCTGCCCGACGCGGTGAAGACGGTGCCGGTGGTGGTGCTCGTGAACGAAGGCTCGGCCTCGGCCAGCGAGATCGTGGCCGGCGCCCTGCAAGACCACAAGCGCGCCACCATCATGGGTGCACAGACCTTCGGCAAGGGCTCGGTGCAAACCGAGATCCGCCAGTTGCCGGTGGCCAACACCTCAGTGAAGATCACCACCGCCCGCTACTACACGCCGAGCGGCAAGTCGATCCAGGCCCGCGGCATCGTGCCCGACGTCATGCTCGACGAGACCGCCGAAGGCAACGTCTTCGCCGCGCTGCGCATGCGCGAGGCCGACCTCGACAAGCACCTCAACAGCGGCCAGGGCCCCGAGGTGAAAGACGCAGCACGCGAGAAGGCGCGCGAAGAGCAGCGCAAGAAGCTGGAAGAAGAAGCCGCCAAGAGCGCAGCCAGCCCGAAGCCGCTGCCCGAGTTCGGCAGCGCCGAAGACTTCCAGCTGGCCCAGGCGCTCAACCGCCTGAAGGGCAAGCCGGTGCTGGTGTCCAAGAGCGCCGTCGAGCGCAAGCCGGAAGCGTCGACGACCAACTGA
- a CDS encoding diguanylate cyclase domain-containing protein, which yields MPTAAKPYSRLIAWGPFVAVALLLAILWGLVLGFAVAQERRMMANAQKQLRLINNAAAQQTRDLLRVTEGRLAVVQQWLQRSPELDDGLAGLLQTFARQSEDLVQVSLVDAAGKGIAVPGAPAWAETMPPVELAAGTEGMHVGSPLRGSTTDPWRWPMTRRLAAPVGNAAGVVAWIDLPRLSAIHERLREKPAGGISLATSSGIAVVRAPYSDSLIGQNVLANRARPAPAGVVQGTFQHDGSLTGGQPRVATFERLVDFPVTVLVSQERDELLAAFYARRNLGIGVLVLLTLGGAVFSWMLSRSQRATRHSQAQFDAVSNAFPLGLFMTNTQGETTYANDAYFQKFGLPRERMAWGWSDLVAPTQRHELMTVWRQATASHDPVRNTLYVTKPDGAPAMLSVRTAPLTVDGRLIGHVGSIEDVTERAQQQRAQRMLTAIFERSTDIVAQVSAQGQMLYLNPAGRAMLELKPDDPIEHLRFDDFLPAHREPQVRDVIMPAALATGLWLGETSVLRGDGREIDVSEMLIVHRDERQEVETYSIVMRDISHEIRSRTELQRSESILKVVAATLPVLVAVADRHQRYLFTNDAFDHWVGRPRGRIAGQHAREVLGETEYERRRPFIEAALSGQRVSFESGTEGHQYFETTYIPFRDADGQVAGLVALSQDITSHKRQHQILLDASQTDPLTGALNRAGFDLRVGEALLRAHEDHHPLALLMVDLDRFKPVNDEHGHATGDALLVAVAQRLQKVLRPTDLLARLGGDEFAVVLPDVKDAAAAATVARKIVGALGEPFAIDGKQLSIGASVGLAVARNGEDSVQSLAQRADVALYQAKRAGRGRFEMAAAEG from the coding sequence TTGCCCACCGCGGCCAAGCCCTACTCCCGGCTGATCGCCTGGGGGCCGTTCGTCGCGGTCGCCCTGCTGCTGGCCATCCTGTGGGGGCTGGTGCTCGGCTTCGCGGTCGCGCAGGAGCGGCGCATGATGGCCAACGCGCAGAAGCAGCTGCGCCTCATCAACAACGCCGCCGCCCAGCAGACGCGCGACCTGCTGCGCGTCACCGAAGGCCGGCTCGCGGTGGTGCAGCAATGGCTGCAACGCTCGCCCGAACTCGATGACGGCCTGGCCGGCCTGTTGCAGACCTTCGCCCGCCAGTCCGAAGACCTGGTGCAGGTGAGCCTGGTCGACGCGGCCGGCAAGGGCATCGCCGTGCCCGGCGCGCCGGCCTGGGCCGAGACGATGCCACCCGTTGAACTCGCAGCCGGCACCGAGGGCATGCACGTCGGCAGCCCCCTGCGCGGCAGCACCACCGACCCGTGGCGCTGGCCGATGACACGCCGCCTCGCCGCGCCCGTCGGCAACGCAGCGGGCGTGGTGGCCTGGATCGACCTGCCCCGCCTCAGCGCCATCCACGAGCGCCTGCGCGAAAAGCCGGCCGGCGGCATCTCGCTGGCCACGTCGAGTGGCATCGCGGTCGTGCGCGCGCCCTATTCCGACAGCCTGATCGGCCAGAACGTGCTGGCCAACCGGGCGCGGCCGGCGCCGGCCGGCGTGGTGCAAGGCACGTTCCAGCACGACGGCAGCCTGACGGGCGGCCAGCCGCGCGTGGCCACCTTCGAGCGCCTGGTCGACTTCCCGGTCACGGTGCTCGTGTCGCAGGAGCGCGACGAGCTGCTCGCCGCCTTCTACGCGCGGCGCAACCTCGGCATCGGTGTGCTGGTGCTGCTCACGCTCGGCGGCGCGGTGTTCTCGTGGATGCTCTCGCGCAGCCAGCGTGCCACGCGGCACAGCCAGGCGCAGTTCGACGCGGTGAGCAACGCCTTCCCGCTCGGCCTCTTCATGACCAACACGCAGGGCGAGACCACCTACGCCAACGACGCCTACTTCCAGAAGTTCGGCCTGCCACGCGAGCGCATGGCCTGGGGATGGAGCGATCTCGTCGCGCCCACGCAGCGCCACGAGCTCATGACCGTCTGGCGCCAGGCCACGGCCAGCCACGACCCCGTGCGCAACACCCTCTACGTGACCAAGCCCGACGGCGCGCCGGCGATGCTCTCGGTGCGCACCGCGCCGCTCACGGTCGACGGCCGGCTCATCGGCCACGTGGGCTCCATCGAAGACGTGACCGAGCGCGCCCAGCAGCAGCGCGCCCAGCGCATGCTCACCGCCATCTTCGAGCGCAGCACTGACATCGTGGCCCAGGTCAGCGCCCAGGGCCAGATGCTCTACCTCAACCCGGCCGGCCGCGCGATGCTCGAACTCAAGCCGGACGACCCGATCGAGCACCTGCGCTTCGACGACTTCCTGCCCGCGCACCGCGAGCCGCAGGTGCGCGACGTCATCATGCCCGCCGCGCTGGCCACGGGCCTGTGGCTGGGCGAGACCTCGGTGCTGCGCGGCGATGGCCGCGAGATCGACGTCAGCGAGATGCTCATCGTGCACCGCGACGAGCGGCAGGAGGTCGAGACCTACTCCATCGTCATGCGCGACATCTCCCACGAGATCAGGAGCCGCACCGAGCTGCAGCGCAGCGAGTCGATCCTCAAGGTGGTGGCCGCCACGCTGCCGGTGCTGGTGGCCGTGGCCGACAGGCACCAGCGCTACCTCTTCACGAACGACGCCTTCGACCACTGGGTGGGCCGCCCGCGCGGGCGCATCGCCGGCCAGCACGCACGCGAGGTGCTGGGCGAGACGGAGTACGAGCGCCGCCGCCCCTTCATCGAAGCGGCCCTCTCCGGGCAGCGGGTGAGTTTCGAGTCGGGCACCGAGGGGCACCAGTACTTCGAGACCACCTATATCCCCTTCCGCGACGCCGATGGCCAGGTGGCCGGGCTCGTGGCGCTGTCGCAAGACATCACCAGCCACAAGCGCCAGCACCAGATCCTGCTCGACGCCTCGCAGACCGACCCGCTCACCGGCGCGCTCAACCGCGCCGGCTTCGACCTTCGGGTGGGCGAAGCCCTGCTGCGCGCCCATGAAGACCACCACCCCCTCGCCTTGCTGATGGTCGACCTCGACCGCTTCAAGCCGGTGAACGACGAACACGGCCACGCGACCGGCGATGCACTGCTCGTGGCCGTGGCCCAGCGCCTGCAGAAGGTGCTGCGGCCGACCGACCTGCTGGCGCGCCTGGGCGGCGACGAATTCGCCGTGGTGCTGCCCGACGTGAAGGACGCCGCCGCCGCCGCGACCGTCGCCCGCAAGATCGTGGGCGCGCTCGGCGAGCCCTTCGCCATCGACGGCAAGCAGTTGTCGATCGGGGCGAGCGTGGGCCTGGCCGTGGCGCGCAATGGCGAAGACTCTGTGCAGTCGCTGGCGCAGCGCGCCGACGTGGCGCTCTACCAGGCCAAGCGCGCCGGGCGGGGCCGTTTCGAAATGGCCGCGGCCGAGGGTTGA
- a CDS encoding thermonuclease family protein: MRRLLAFLALLACASAHALSGVVTHVTDGDTLWVRPEGGAPVKVRLQGIDAPERCQAWGAQAREALAARVLHRQVQVRTRAKDAYHRTIGTVSLDEHDVAAWMVREGYAWSQRYRRSLGPYAAEEAEARRLLRGLFAAPAAIEPRQFRKAHGPCQ, from the coding sequence ATGAGGCGGCTCCTCGCCTTCCTCGCACTGCTGGCGTGTGCGTCGGCGCATGCGCTGAGCGGCGTGGTGACGCACGTGACCGATGGCGACACGCTCTGGGTGCGGCCCGAAGGCGGCGCGCCGGTCAAGGTGCGCCTGCAGGGCATTGATGCGCCCGAGCGTTGCCAGGCCTGGGGTGCGCAGGCGCGCGAGGCACTGGCGGCGCGTGTGCTGCACCGGCAGGTGCAGGTGCGCACGCGGGCGAAGGACGCCTACCACCGCACCATCGGGACGGTGTCGCTCGACGAGCACGACGTGGCCGCCTGGATGGTGCGTGAAGGCTACGCCTGGAGCCAGCGTTACCGCAGGAGCCTCGGCCCATATGCGGCCGAGGAGGCCGAGGCACGGCGTTTGCTGCGGGGGCTCTTTGCAGCGCCCGCGGCCATCGAGCCGCGGCAGTTCCGCAAGGCGCATGGGCCCTGCCAGTGA
- a CDS encoding YkvA family protein, translated as MMVFKVGKLVRAANKARLATYLIALWKLFKHPQTPRAAKIAAIAVLAYVLSPIDLIPDFIPVLGLLDDVVLVPLGIALVVRLTPKPLWESLLKEAEASRDKLPKLWWGAALIVLVWLVLMGLFVWWLVSLFGT; from the coding sequence ATGATGGTGTTCAAAGTGGGCAAGCTGGTGCGGGCCGCCAACAAGGCGCGGCTGGCCACGTACCTGATTGCGCTGTGGAAGCTCTTCAAGCACCCGCAGACGCCGCGTGCCGCGAAGATCGCCGCCATCGCGGTGCTGGCGTATGTGCTGAGCCCGATCGACCTCATCCCCGATTTCATTCCGGTGCTGGGCCTGCTCGACGATGTGGTGCTCGTGCCGCTGGGCATCGCGCTCGTCGTGCGCCTCACGCCCAAGCCGCTGTGGGAATCGCTGCTGAAAGAAGCCGAGGCCTCGCGCGACAAGCTGCCGAAGCTGTGGTGGGGCGCGGCCTTGATCGTGCTCGTGTGGCTGGTGCTGATGGGCCTTTTCGTGTGGTGGCTGGTGAGCCTCTTCGGCACATGA
- the rocF gene encoding arginase, producing the protein MNAQPAISIIGAPTDIGAGDRGASMGPEALRVANIVTTLEGQGLEVIDRGNLSGPANPWQPPVDGYRHLTEVVTWNRLVHEAVHAELVQGRFPILLGGDHCLGLGSISAVARHCREAKKKLRILWLDAHADFNTNILTPSGNLHGMPVACLCGKGPKELVEIGGHVPAISPKWIRQIGIRSVDAGEKRFVHEMDLEVFDMRYIDEMGMRHAMELALATLDVNTHLHVSFDVDFLDPDYAPGVGTTVMGGPTYREAQLCMEMIADTGRMGSLDVMELNPALDVRNRTAEVAVDLIGSLFGKSTLMRK; encoded by the coding sequence ATGAACGCGCAGCCCGCCATCAGCATCATCGGCGCCCCCACCGACATTGGCGCTGGCGACCGCGGCGCGAGCATGGGCCCTGAGGCCCTGCGCGTGGCGAACATCGTGACCACCCTCGAAGGCCAGGGCCTCGAGGTCATCGACCGGGGCAACCTCTCAGGCCCCGCCAACCCCTGGCAACCGCCGGTCGACGGCTACCGGCACCTCACCGAAGTGGTCACCTGGAACCGGCTGGTGCACGAGGCGGTGCACGCCGAGCTGGTGCAAGGCCGCTTCCCCATCCTGCTCGGCGGCGACCACTGCCTGGGTCTCGGCAGCATCAGCGCGGTGGCGCGCCACTGCCGTGAGGCGAAGAAGAAGCTGCGCATCCTCTGGCTCGATGCGCACGCCGACTTCAACACCAACATCCTCACGCCGAGCGGCAACCTGCACGGCATGCCGGTGGCCTGCCTGTGCGGCAAGGGGCCGAAGGAGCTGGTCGAGATCGGCGGCCACGTGCCGGCGATCAGCCCGAAGTGGATCCGCCAGATCGGCATCCGCAGCGTCGACGCCGGCGAGAAACGCTTCGTGCACGAGATGGACCTCGAGGTCTTCGACATGCGCTACATCGACGAGATGGGCATGCGCCACGCGATGGAGCTGGCGCTGGCCACGCTCGACGTCAACACCCACCTGCACGTGAGCTTCGACGTCGACTTCCTCGACCCCGACTACGCGCCCGGCGTGGGCACCACCGTGATGGGCGGGCCCACCTACCGCGAAGCGCAGCTGTGCATGGAGATGATCGCCGACACCGGCCGCATGGGCTCGCTCGACGTGATGGAGCTCAACCCCGCCCTCGACGTGCGCAACCGCACGGCCGAGGTGGCGGTCGACCTGATCGGCAGCCTCTTCGGCAAGAGCACCTTGATGCGGAAGTGA
- a CDS encoding ATP-dependent DNA helicase gives MKQYVVAVRALCEFTAKAGDLDLRFTPAPTALEGQAGHATVAARRQRAGYESEVSVSGSYQLLTVRGRADGYDHHTRTLEEVKTFRGDLARQPANHRALHLAQAKVYGWLMCQQEQLDEMNVSLVYFDIVTQRETVFTETFSADTLRVHFEQQCERFLAWAEQELAHRTARDAALASLPFPHAQFRTGQRELAEAVYRATVHGRVLLAQAPTGIGKTLGTLYPMLKAMPGQQLDQVFFLTAKGSGRQLALEASERVQAGKPLLRTLELVARDKACEHPELACHGDSCPLAKGFYDRLAAARAEALTRPMLDKASVREVALAHQVCPYYLSQELARWADVIVGDYNYWLDLGGLLMGLTLARGSRVAVLVDEAHNLLERGRMMYSADLDQAALKAVRRNAPASLKGPLTRLNKAWNAIAKTQAVPYQVHPGVPEDFSQALQKATAAITDHFTEHPTAAVDGELQRFYFDALHFSRVHELADENWLFDVTLNGPRKPTALLTLRNVVPAPQLGPRLAVAHAVALFSATLTPHAFHADLLGLPDDTVWLDVPTPFSAEQLEVRVARHISTRYQHRSASVDPIAGLIARQYAARPGNYLAFFSSFDYLRQVLAAFRMLAPEVPVWEQSRGMSEPEREAFLARFTPEGQGIGFAVLGGSFGEGIDLPGRLLIGAFIATLGLPQLNPVNEEMKKRLDQRFGAERGYDYAYLYPGLQKVVQAAGRVIRTPQDEGVIHLIDDRFAGPRVRRLLPDWWTIQRSEPQIPG, from the coding sequence TTGAAGCAGTACGTCGTCGCCGTTCGCGCGCTGTGCGAGTTCACCGCCAAGGCGGGCGATCTCGACCTGCGCTTCACACCCGCGCCCACCGCGCTCGAAGGCCAGGCCGGCCACGCCACGGTGGCCGCGCGGCGGCAACGCGCGGGTTATGAATCCGAAGTCAGCGTGAGCGGCTCGTACCAGCTGCTCACCGTGCGGGGCCGCGCCGACGGCTATGACCACCACACCCGCACGCTGGAGGAAGTCAAGACCTTCCGCGGCGACCTCGCGCGACAGCCGGCCAACCACCGCGCGCTGCACCTGGCGCAGGCCAAGGTGTACGGGTGGCTGATGTGCCAGCAGGAGCAGCTCGACGAGATGAACGTCTCGCTCGTCTACTTCGACATCGTCACGCAGCGCGAGACCGTCTTCACCGAGACCTTCAGCGCCGACACGCTGCGTGTGCATTTCGAGCAGCAGTGCGAGCGCTTTCTCGCCTGGGCCGAACAGGAGCTGGCGCACCGCACGGCGCGCGACGCGGCGCTCGCCTCGCTCCCCTTCCCGCATGCGCAGTTCCGCACCGGGCAGCGTGAGCTGGCCGAGGCGGTGTACCGCGCCACGGTGCATGGGCGCGTGCTGCTCGCGCAGGCGCCCACCGGCATCGGCAAGACGTTGGGCACGCTCTACCCCATGCTCAAGGCGATGCCGGGGCAGCAGCTCGACCAGGTGTTCTTCCTCACCGCCAAGGGCTCGGGCCGGCAGCTCGCGCTCGAAGCGTCTGAGCGCGTGCAGGCGGGGAAACCGCTGCTGCGCACGCTGGAGCTGGTGGCCCGCGACAAGGCCTGCGAACACCCCGAACTCGCCTGCCATGGCGACTCCTGCCCACTCGCCAAAGGCTTCTACGACCGCCTCGCGGCTGCCCGCGCCGAGGCACTCACCCGGCCGATGCTCGACAAGGCCAGCGTGCGCGAGGTGGCTCTTGCCCACCAGGTCTGCCCCTACTACCTGAGCCAGGAACTCGCGCGCTGGGCCGACGTGATCGTGGGCGACTACAACTACTGGCTCGACCTCGGCGGCCTGCTGATGGGCCTCACGCTCGCGCGCGGCAGCCGCGTGGCAGTGCTCGTCGACGAGGCGCACAACCTGCTGGAGCGTGGCCGCATGATGTACAGCGCCGACCTCGACCAGGCCGCCTTGAAGGCCGTGCGCCGCAACGCGCCGGCCTCGCTCAAGGGCCCGCTCACCCGGCTCAACAAGGCCTGGAACGCGATCGCGAAGACACAAGCCGTACCCTACCAGGTGCACCCCGGCGTGCCCGAAGACTTCAGCCAGGCGCTGCAGAAGGCCACGGCCGCGATCACCGACCATTTCACCGAGCACCCGACCGCGGCCGTCGACGGCGAGCTGCAGCGCTTCTACTTCGACGCCCTGCACTTCTCGCGCGTGCACGAGCTGGCCGACGAGAACTGGCTCTTCGACGTCACGCTCAACGGGCCGCGCAAGCCGACCGCGCTGCTCACGCTGCGCAACGTGGTGCCCGCCCCGCAGCTCGGGCCCCGGCTCGCGGTGGCCCACGCGGTCGCACTCTTCTCGGCCACGCTCACGCCGCACGCGTTCCACGCCGACCTGCTGGGCCTGCCCGACGACACCGTCTGGCTCGACGTGCCCACGCCCTTCTCGGCCGAGCAGCTGGAGGTGCGCGTGGCGCGCCACATCTCCACCCGCTACCAGCACCGCAGCGCCTCGGTCGACCCGATCGCCGGGTTGATCGCCCGCCAATACGCCGCGCGCCCGGGCAACTACCTGGCCTTCTTCAGCAGCTTCGACTATCTGCGCCAAGTGCTGGCGGCCTTCCGCATGCTCGCGCCCGAGGTGCCGGTGTGGGAGCAGTCGCGCGGCATGAGCGAGCCCGAGCGCGAGGCCTTCCTCGCCCGCTTCACGCCCGAGGGCCAGGGCATCGGCTTCGCGGTGCTGGGCGGCTCGTTCGGCGAAGGCATCGACCTGCCCGGCCGGCTGCTCATCGGCGCCTTCATCGCCACCCTCGGCCTGCCGCAACTCAACCCGGTCAACGAAGAGATGAAGAAGCGCCTCGACCAGCGCTTCGGCGCCGAACGCGGCTACGACTACGCCTACCTCTACCCCGGCCTGCAGAAGGTGGTGCAGGCGGCCGGCCGCGTGATCCGCACGCCGCAGGACGAAGGGGTGATCCACCTCATCGACGACCGTTTCGCCGGCCCCCGAGTGCGCCGGCTGCTCCCGGATTGGTGGACGATCCAGCGAAGTGAGCCCCAAATTCCCGGCTGA
- a CDS encoding TIGR00730 family Rossman fold protein: MDKRTELTARNILPAKKEAELQGPPPSLYDGPESSYRLAFTDEKFLLRDELRPVRMQLELLKPEMVQKEQAIESTIVIFGSARIVPPDVAQRLLTDATSANNETAIRIAENHVRMSRFYDEARRFGALVTEKSRQLAAPIYVVTGGGPGIMEAGNRGAHEVGGKSIGLNIVLPHEQAPNPYITPELCFQFHYFGLRKMHFLMRSIGLVCFPGGFGTLDEMFEVLTLIQTGKCRRRPILLFGREFWTKLVNFDHLVETGMISEVDLQLFKFVESAEEAWEALEAEYGFDLPATEIGDLGSFDMED, from the coding sequence ATGGACAAGCGCACAGAACTCACCGCCCGCAACATCCTCCCGGCCAAGAAGGAAGCCGAGCTGCAAGGCCCGCCGCCTTCGCTCTACGACGGCCCGGAGAGCTCATACCGCCTCGCCTTCACCGACGAGAAATTCCTGCTGCGCGACGAGCTGCGCCCGGTGCGCATGCAGCTCGAGCTGCTCAAGCCCGAGATGGTGCAGAAGGAGCAGGCCATCGAGTCGACCATCGTCATCTTCGGCAGCGCCCGCATCGTCCCGCCCGACGTGGCGCAGCGCCTGCTGACCGACGCGACCTCGGCCAACAACGAGACCGCCATCCGCATCGCCGAGAACCACGTGCGCATGTCGCGCTTCTACGACGAGGCCCGCCGCTTCGGCGCGCTCGTCACCGAGAAGTCACGGCAGCTCGCCGCGCCGATCTACGTCGTCACAGGCGGCGGCCCCGGCATCATGGAGGCGGGCAACCGCGGCGCGCACGAAGTGGGCGGCAAGAGCATCGGCCTCAACATCGTGCTGCCGCACGAGCAGGCGCCCAACCCCTACATCACGCCGGAGCTGTGCTTCCAGTTCCACTACTTCGGCCTGCGCAAGATGCACTTCCTGATGCGCTCGATCGGGCTGGTGTGCTTCCCTGGTGGCTTCGGCACGCTCGACGAGATGTTCGAGGTGCTCACGCTGATCCAGACGGGCAAATGCCGCCGCCGTCCCATCCTGCTCTTCGGGCGCGAGTTCTGGACCAAGCTCGTCAACTTCGATCACCTGGTCGAGACCGGCATGATCAGCGAGGTCGACCTGCAGCTCTTCAAGTTCGTCGAGTCGGCGGAAGAAGCCTGGGAGGCGCTGGAAGCCGAATACGGCTTCGACCTGCCCGCCACCGAAATCGGCGACCTTGGAAGCTTCGACATGGAAGACTGA